In Lotus japonicus ecotype B-129 chromosome 5, LjGifu_v1.2, one genomic interval encodes:
- the LOC130717281 gene encoding E3 ubiquitin-protein ligase RFI2-like encodes MGLGNNEDEDNQVVDGGDGGGAKGFGSVSCSICLEVVADNGDRSWAKLHCGHQFHLDCIGSAFNIKGAMQCPNCRKIEKGQWLYANGGRSYPEFNMDDWTYDEDLYDLSYSELQSFGVHWCPFGNLARLPSPFEEGEFSQTAYHDMLGQHAIFAEHTAVSSGSHHCPYIAYVGPIHPSSSNSGGTVSEASNFNHWNGSSVPNDMPASFTFPAVDLHYHGWEHHSPPFSTASSRLVAADQPSVSPGNQRPVRGGSDVPRSGSFMHPFLVGHSSAARAGSSVASSLIPPYPGSNARARDRVQALQAYYQPQQPPNSTTMRTPIASGTRRPSIHGGSAPLAPVATSLDQSGGFFLIPPSSSGRNFQEENHLPSRYHVWERDHLPSLSLNHVDRDSGWRAYHQTFSRPDPATRSSSFRSRHGSDRMPSQNR; translated from the exons ATGGGTCTTGGTAACAACGAGGACGAGGATAATCAAGTGGTAGAtggaggagatggtggcggaGCCAAGGGTTTCGGTTCAGTGTCTTGCTCAATTTGCCTTGAGGTTGTTGCTGACAATGGGGATAGATCCTGGGCTAAGCTTCATTGTGGTCATCAATTTCATCTGG ATTGCATTGGATCAGCATTCAATATAAAAGGGGCAATGCAATGCCCTAATTGTCGGAAGATTGAGAAGGGTCAGTGGCTTTATGCCAATGGTGGTCGGTCATATCCAGAATTCAACATGGATGATTGGACATATGATGAGGACCTGTATGATCTCAGCTACTCTGAATTG CAATCCTTTGGAGTTCACTGGTGCCCGTTTGGCAACCTGGCAAGACTTCCATCGCCATTTGA GGAGGGGGAGTTTTCACAAACTGCAT ATCATGATATGTTGGGACAACATGCTATTTTTGCTGAACATACAGCTGTATCATCTGGTAGTCATCACTGCCCATATATTGCTTATGTTGGGCCCATACATCCATCTTCCTCCAATTCAGGTGGAACTGTATCAGAGGCTTCTAACTTCAACCATTGGAACGGTTCATCTGTGCCTAATGATATGCCAGCCTCCTTTACGTTTCCTGCTGTGGATCTTCATTATCACGGTTGGGAACACCATTCCCCTCCTTTCTCTACGGCAAGCAGTCGTCTGGTGGCTGCTGATCAGCCCTCAGTATCACCTGGTAATCAAAGGCCAGTGAGGGGTGGTTCGGATGTACCGAGATCAGGATCTTTTATGCATCCCTTCCTTGTTGGTCACAG TTCTGCTGCCAGAGCAGGGAGTTCAGTTGCTTCCTCATTGATTCCTCCTTATCCTGGTAGCAATGCTCGGGCCCGTGATAGAGTCCAGGCTCTTCAAGCATACTATCAACCCCAGCAACCTCCTAATTCAACTACAATGCGGACACCTATTGCTTCTGGAACCCGAAGACCCAGCATTCATGGCGGGTCAGCTCCATTAGCACCAGTGGCCACATCTCTAGACCAAAGCGGCGGCTTCTTTCTGATCCCTCCCAGCTCATCAGGACGCAATTTTCAAGAAGAAAACCATCTACCTAGCCGCTACCATGTGTGGGAAAGAGACCACTTGCCTTCATTGTCACTGAACCATGTTGATAGAGATTCAGGTTGGAGAGCATACCACCAGACCTTCAGCAGGCCAGACCCAGCTACCAGGTCCAGCAGCTTTCGCTCGAGGCACGGATCAGATAGAATGCCTTCACAAAACCGGTAA